aaaagtgagaaaagttttgtgggtcaatagtaaatattcaaaatttgaggggttaaagtgtaaatacaaaaaatttgaaggaccaaaggtgtaaatattttaagggtggaatgatctagaaactaagaaaaatggatggattaggaccaaattgaaaaaggtgaagaattttgagggactaaatcgtaattttaccaaattaagtgatgactcaatgatggaattttaaaagatcataaagggcaaaatggtcatttagaagagagagaaatctagaagataatgatgatgttggagatattttagattaaataaataaatattagtttattaatattttaatttgatttttaaataatattttattattttattgtttagtatatatatgtggaaagaaagatgaaaaaaaaccaaccaagccatcatcttccatgcatccaacgtgaggagaagagagaaagaaagaaagttttgctttctttacaatttggtcattcctttaaaaaaattaccattttcacctaaaaatcaaaagaatttccatatccatgaagagagaaagataacaaggagactatggggagctagaatatcaagttagattcaagaaatagaggctggaggagaaagaaaattaagttaaagattgaaatcaattgagcaaggtaagagcaccaagatttcaatatatttttgagtttgatattattgaaaagtatgaaattgatgttaatgtagggttttattatataaggttttatgttcttgatatgttagtgaagagaaaataagagaaagtgatgagaaatagtgtagagaaggaaaataagagtgttataaacttagtaatcaatattttgcactaaaacagttttggatagtagcagtaggttaactttgaaaaatcaccataaattgtggaaatctaattagaggatgaataaaacattaaattaaatattattaagtctagtttcttatagaagaaacgatgtaagcaataaattgtaaatcatgagatataataaattttgtgagacaatgtcagaatgcatttgggttcccctgctctgaatttggaaaattataaaaatttaataaaaataattatgagttaaaatttatatgcttagaatccttaatgagtatattttcaaaggaaataaacggaaacatcatccaaattctattcaattagataattcattttagtgaagagtggttgAAACTGTCAAACAGCAAaatagggaaactttaaagaataaactgtattatTTGGAAgaatcaaaattctaaaaattttatggtaagaagatatgtgagtctagtttcagataaaattaacagatattaattttgatatctGTAGCTcctgataaaaataatttagttactCGACTCGGATAaatagctttgaatatacatatgagtgaatagtgaaattatagttaatgttgtttaagtgtgttatatacattaaggatgtggaatggagaggaggaggtgagaaataaatatatgaatattctgCTAGTATGGGTTTGCATtacaaatggttaatttgcatgatttgggcttgaggactaaattgaataaaagtaaaactttaggggcaattttggaaaaatgtcaaaatgaccaaattgcatgaaatgagttattttattaaatgaaaaattaatttaggtcAAGATCAGGtagaaaatcgagaaaaatgaaaaattaccaaaatacccttgtaTCTTGGTAATTCTGCAtattagcctggtaagttcatatggctgaaatttaatgattaaatgttaatttcatgaattatataatgcaCGATGAGATATACTTGTtgatgaaatgagaataaaataaaattacgaaaactgaataaatgatcaaattgagcggaacgtcggatttgagtacttgTGATCTGTGATAAGTGATAAATGTGACCTGTGTAAGACCGTGGCAGGGCTAAGGCtttggaaagtgataagtgatcatacgcaataccatagttatactaaggcaaagtgaaagtgaagtactcaatttttcGTAAcggttccctaatttgattaagaaatggtaagagacttatgtgattgaattgaaagatttataaatgaattataaatattgagaaaTGAACTATTACCGGTATGTAcatgaaatttatgaaaatggtgGCACAcgaaatatcaaaataatgaaatgaatgatatatgccTTTGAAGAAACGATAggagaatgatatgtatcatgacatgtaaatgtatgattatctttaatatgttgatacaagaaaattatacatgatGAGTTTTTATGTAATGTGTGCAAGTACACTAACCAGTGTTGttgcttgatgcttaggcaagtgtcaagctattggttgaatagtaatatgattatttagtggaagcattgaattgataagtatttgagtgaaaatatgctagtgctcatgaaaaagtggtatggtttaaattatacaaattcttatgaaatgacttattaTGTGATCAATTCGGAAAAAGGCTTtagttaaatgcactagcttgtgactatggttgaatgatatgtttatgacttgtgtgtcacgcatatggaataagtgtggaaagtaaagaaatgcaaatgaaagtaaagaaattatgaagagttaaagttatataaaatcccACTGAGCTTGAGATAATATATTTTCGGAAGATCggttgggttggaagcttattagagatatatcacactatctattgGTTCTGATATAATGTATCAATTCGTATATTGTtattgaattatgattatggtgaaaatgagaataaaatgagaatgttagttcaaattaagggatacgcaggattgagtacataTGTTCGGCAACaagtgatgaattgacggataagtccatggtggatccatggcaaaatgtgaaaagtaggtatggtgtttcaatgaagaaaaccatattgagttgtgaaaagtaggtatggtgtttcagtgaagaaagCCATACTGatttgtgaaaagtaggtatggtatttccgtgaagaaaaccatactgagttatagcaTTGTGAAAGATTCAAGCAAATTGTGACACCGGGCAAACGATGTAGTCAAATCCGTAAGacgatccttaatttgacaAGTAACTAAAAGTACAATTGAAGTTAAATGTCAGATTATAAGTTGACATTTGATATTGAGCTCGATTGAGTAAATCCATTAtttgagattgtggttggcagAAAATGTTGCATTATGTATATTGTGAAGAAGtaaaaaaacatgttaaaaatttgaaaatttttatatattaatgaaattttataactcgattcaacacgtttacaagtgtatgtgttctggtaatgtcTCGTACCCTATTTCAGTGTTGACTATGGccctgccatggtcttacatttgtagtgccataacccagttatggtcttattatcagaatgccatagcccagctatggtcttacatttgtagtgccataacccaattatggtcttatcatcagaatgtcatagcccaactatggtcttactagcccaactatggtcttacatttaaaCATTGTCATGGTCTAACCATGGTATTATTCGTCAATTCATTCTTTGTAATGGAACGATCGTACTCAATCTTGCGTTCTACttgttttaaacattcaattcaattttcatacttttataataatcttaatttcaacaacaaaatatgaataaatatattataccattcctaaattaacaaataatcatgaaagtttaaccatatgaacttacctaggtTGGATTGTAAAATGGTAATAGTTCAGAGACTAATCGgctaatttctctttttctcattGATCCACGAGCTCTTGATctagaatgtaaaatttttcattcattagcatatatttcaatttcagtccacttcacaatttatacccctcaaattttgaaattacacaattaccccaacttttacaattttttcaatttagtccctcaccaattaactcatcaaatgagataattttctcaattaaaactttatctaaatattataatcTATTACACAGCCCttaataatcaaactttaataccaaaccataatatttaatctttttcataatttggtcctaaaatcaatttctattgaaattacttgataaaatcttcatataacaaaattaaaacttcaaatccatgttaattcatcataaacatccaccactcatcaatggtaactttcaaaattacccatagaatcaaaaactaatgaattagatAGTTAGACCCAATTGTAAAattctcaaaaacataaaaatttcaagagaaaaacaagaattaaacttacatgaagtaaaaatataaaaatcagcTTAAGAAGCTCTCTAATGGTTGTTTTTTACTGAGAATTGAAGAAGAATTGCTTAGAAATatttagatttctttttatttaagcttaattttaccaaatttataatttttcccttaaatcacctaattccaagattttttttttccgcttatgccgcctcagccaTTCCTTGGGCGtttaatttcccttttattcctcccttatttaccatttatgctatttaatcactttatcaagttttgcacctttttcaatttagtcattttttatttaattaacattgaaatgataaaatttaacgaaactttaatactaccttaatgacactctgtaaatatttataaaaatatttacagctcaatttataaaatcgaggtctcgatatcTCGTTTTTAAAACCAATTAATCTAAGAAATATTTCTAAAGCATGATTCACTAAGTCATAAGCCTTCATAAATTTACAGTCGACTCATAaacactatataataaaatttacgagctcgCTTGTCGGATttagtggtctcgaaccactgtttccgacaccattgaaaattgGGATGTTACATAAACTCTGTTATATTTGCCTAGTCTAACTCTAATTATTATAGGGATGTTTTTGTCATATTTTTACACTGATTTCAGCTTATAAATAGGTCTTTTAACAACCCTAGATagttaaagaaaaacaacaataaaaattaagagaatTTGTGGGAACTTCGGGAAAACTTTGTATTCCAGGTTCAGGgtttatttgtttcttgatcttGTACTCcccttttcaatttttgtcATTATAGTGAAGCTTTCTTTCCCCGtgatttttttatcctcttcaaaGGAGTTTTTCTATGTAAATATTAGTGTCCAAATTTCTCGGTCTCGACCCAACACATTGCAACATAATTATTTACTTGTAccacatatattaataaaaagagGAGGGATCCACTTAAATCGATATAAAACTTGAGTGGTTTTAAATCATTCCgtaacttttatattattaatattttaacaattcaaatgttgaatttatcaatatatttatacttgtaATGCATGTAAAAATTTGAATCTCTATCACATCGATGTAAAATATTgtcaatatattaatatatatttaacatttgaaagttttttgtttacataaaatgaatagtTAGACATTTTAGTTTATACCAAACTTAGCATGTAAAACCTACATAAATGGAGTATGAAATAAGATGATTGTAttaccaaaatattaataatataaaaaattacagaaTGATCTAAAATCACTCAAGTTTTATATTGATTTAAGTCAATCACTCCCCTCGTAAAAATATTTgtgtcttttatttttaaaagaagaaatattgattaaaaaactAGTCAAGTTTGTTTAATTATTGGGGaccaaataaatttgaattctaTTCATATACCAATTCTAATATCATAAACATCCCAAATTGAATTGTAAGTCAACGCACGCTAGACGACTTTGGTTACATCCTTCCTTCAACTTGTTTTGTCATTTGTGTTTTATATTTCTTCTTCCCAGCTTTATAATTATTACTGAATTAATTCAAAAGTGCGTGTCCAGCCGAAATAGGAACAGTAAGTAGTGAGGCGAGGGATGTTTGAGTATCAGTTTGATGATGAGCATGTGAAGCACGTTTATTGTATTCGGATGATCACGCATCTCACAACTctctttcacatttttacaacaACAAAAACGAAAACTTAAGAGCTAAGTCTTAGTTCGagatattattgtcaatgcagaAGGACGTGAGTTTGAGTGCGCTGAATTGAACCAAACCAAACTCacccttataatttttaattatacaattttaatttatattttgattttttataattatatgtatttaaaagatgatttgtctgattaaaattttcaaaacatatgATCAACTTCTAATCTTACTCATGAAGTAAAAGATTGCTGATATATCTTATAAATTCTCAGGTAAGAATCGAATACAAGATGGTAAACTATTTTAGTACATATCAGCCACAAAAGAAATATTAGTTGAATAATTgagtcaaataaaataaaatccagtAACAATAAGGGTTTCAAGTAAAGGTATTGCTCTATTTTTCTGCAAGATCCTGGTTATTGGGCCTGATATGAAATGAGAATATCCAAATAGATATATTCCAAAGAGCCGAAATGCCACAATTGTTCAAATCCCGTATTTCAATATgatggtatatatattttgtaaaattctcCTCTTCAAATGAGTTCAGAAAGGAAACGAAAACAAAAAAGGCCGAATATTTACACACATTCACCCAGTAAATTGATTATTGATGGGGCgcaattaattagtttattaatttaagtccttcttcttcttcttcttaacTACTTAGGTGACTAGagattatatatacatttattaaattatgtgtaaCACCAACTTTTGATCAAAGAGATtgtttaaaatcttaattaaaatgggATATACGATGCCTGAGTCCGTAACTATGAATTGAAAAGGTTGTCATAGTTTAGCCTAATAGTTAAGATGTTCATTGCCATAAATGtgacttgaatttaattttcattaatcgCGTTGTTATTAGAGGTTTACATTCCTCTTATAATTCAAAAAACAAAGTTACAAGCAATAAGACCCAATAACCATATAATTAAACTGATATCAGCCGAGTGGTTCATAActaaagagtaaaattttatttcttcatgaTATCGGTTAGaacataaacaatttaatcgAGCCGTTCGGATTGGGTACTCATTTGGCAAATAGGGTTATACACAGGAGGAAGCTTCAGTGCTTGGAATACAGACCTAAGTCCAAGTTTTGTCGTTATATAACTTTACCCCACGAATATTTTTCGACGTGTCCCTTATTTTATTGGCACGATTTTCCTTGTAGTTAATTTCTCTGATAACTTCCATTTCCATGTGCTTTAGCGCTCCTTCCGCAGTCCCCCAAAGTTCATGTCCTTCAATGGCTATAATAGAAGACAATCGATCACTGCTTTGTTTTCGTCCTTCCCAAACGCTAGTGTTTTTTCCCATCaattttcccctatttcaccCACTAATCAACCTCCTCagaaattccaaaatttttcaagccatttctcatTTCGGTTCCCTGGGCAAGTCTCCTCCTTTTAGTGAGCCAAATGACCTtcatagttaaaaaaaaaaatttatgctCCCTTTGCCTAACTAGAGAGAAGTTTAGTTGAGACATGGAAGAGCAAGGTGTGAATCGAACTATCAGCTTGAAGAAGAATGGATCGAGGAAAATCATCTTTGGGAAGTTGGAGATGGGGAGGGTATTAGGGCAAGGCAACTTTGCCAAGGTCTATTACGGGAAAAACATTTCCACCCAAGAAAGTGTAGCCATCAAAGTTATCAACAAAGACCAAGTCAAGAAAGAAGGCTTGATGGAGCAAATAAAGCGAGAAATCGCAATCATGAGGCTGGTTCGTCACCCCAATGTTGTGGAGCTCAAAGAAGTTATGGCTaccaaaaaaagaatatttttcatAATGGAATACGTCAAAGGTGGTGAATTGTTCGCTAAGGTAGTTAAGGGAAGGTTAAAGGAAGATTCAGCCAGGAAATACTTTCACCAACTAGTCAGCTCAGTCGACTTTTGTCACAGTCGAGGCGTCTACCATCGTGATCTGAAGCCTGAGAATCTGCTACTGGACGAGAATGACAACTTGAAAGTCTCAGATTTTGGACTCTCCGCTTTGCCTGAACAGCTAAGAAACGATGGGTTGCTTCACACACAATGTGGGACTCCGTCTTATGTTGCCCCCGAGGTTTTGAGGAAGAACGGGTATGACGGAGCCAAAGCTGACATTTGGTCGTGTGGGGTTGTTTTGTTTGTTCTCCTGACAGGGTTTTTGCCTTTCCAAGCCGAAAATGTTATGCACATGTATAGGAAAATTTTCAAGGCAGAATATGAGTTTCCCCCCTGGATTTCAAACGACGCAAGGAGATTAATTTCTAAGCTTCTCGTTGCTGACCCTGATAAGAGGATTACTGTTCCGGGGATCATCAGCAATCCCTGGTTCCGGAAGGGATTTTCGAAGACTGTGTCATCACTGGTTGAACATGAAAATGGCGACATGAATGGGATTGAGAGCAATAGGGAGCTGGAAATGGTAACCACGAAGTCATCCCCGCCACCATTTTACAACGCGTTTGAATTGATTTCATCAATGTCATCAGGGTTTGACTTGTCGAATCTGTTCGAAAATGAGAGAAAGCCAGCTTCTTTATTCACTTCCAAGGGTTCGGCTTCGGCAACCCTGGCGAGGCTTGTATCCACGGCGAAGAAGTTGAACTTTAGGGTGTTAGCTACGAAAGAATTCAAGGTTAGAATGCAAGGCAAAGTGGAAGGAAGGAAAGGGAAATTAGCGGTTACAGCGGAGGTTTTCGAGCTGGCGCCGGAGGTAGCAGTGGTGGAGTTGTCAAAGCCCGCGGGTGACACTCTTGAGTACAACAAGTTTTACGAGGAAGAATTAAGGCCAGCCCTTGCAGACATAGTTTGGAGTTGGCAAGGTGAAAATAACTGTCAGTAACATGGCTTCTGTCGCTAGGAAGAGGCTCAAGCTAGATGGGAATCTTTCTTTGTCGCAAATAATTGTTCCTCGGGTAAACCAGCTTTTGTTTGTTAGATTATATATGCCTTAGTATTAGCTAGTCTACTTAGTTTAGTTTGATTCGACGTATAATATGAGCAAATGTTACCATGTTTTGAGGCATGGGCTAATGAAATATgtacatgaatatatatatgtgtaaatgagCTGTTAcagtaataaatgataataagaaaatatggttttttctttttacaaagaAATTTGTAGCTAGTGGGGTTAACTTACAGATTCAAAGAGCTAGGAATGGtagtttgattattttagtaTCAAAGAATGAGGAATGGTAGTTCCAATATTGGTTTTTGCTGTTAGTTGCATGTCTCTCTTTTAATTTACGTGGTGGTCATTTGATGAACCATTGGATGAGTGATGActccaaaatagggcctaaaaagatgatgttaatcttgagtTAATAACCAGCCATACTTTGTTACGTTTCTAGCTAGGCGGCTGGTTGGTGATGGATGATAGTTTGGTTGAAGCAAAAAGAAAGGACAATTTGGTATTGGTTATATCAGGAAACAGCGCGACAAATCATGCACCTCTCCATCACAAAATAATAACAGGCTCACGGACATCAGCCCCTTTTTTAATCCATTATATCAATAGCTTAGAAGTTAGAATTATGGTCCTTCACTTTTTCTCAACTTTATTCCTGATGTTTacataaaaactaatttatggTGATTATTAGATTGTTATATTCGATAATATCCATTTCGAGCTTAACAGTATGGGTCCTAGAAAGCATGGGCCagaatgaaaagaagaaaaagatgaacaaCGGAACTGATCCAGTGGTTTCTCGGGCCAAGAGGGCCTGAGCATCCCTTAGGTTGAAGCCAATAAAGTAGTTTTAATCTTAGATTTAAACACTGCTAGTATGAAAACAGTGCACGGTGGTATATTTTAACTATAGAGAAGTTTCTTCCTATTGCTTTAtgcctttcttttccttttttttgtttttacatgTACAAGCTTTTAACAATGTTTTATCCTACAAAAACATGTTGGTTTCGCATtatgatttatttccattttttctaACCTctctttaatttccttttgATGGAATGTTTTATAagcaaataatttattcaaatttgatatttttaatgcggttattatatatattttggtctaatgtaatatttatatttggcaAATGTTATAGTAAtgttatattatgaaattataatag
This sequence is a window from Gossypium raimondii isolate GPD5lz chromosome 5, ASM2569854v1, whole genome shotgun sequence. Protein-coding genes within it:
- the LOC105770747 gene encoding CBL-interacting serine/threonine-protein kinase 25, which gives rise to MEEQGVNRTISLKKNGSRKIIFGKLEMGRVLGQGNFAKVYYGKNISTQESVAIKVINKDQVKKEGLMEQIKREIAIMRLVRHPNVVELKEVMATKKRIFFIMEYVKGGELFAKVVKGRLKEDSARKYFHQLVSSVDFCHSRGVYHRDLKPENLLLDENDNLKVSDFGLSALPEQLRNDGLLHTQCGTPSYVAPEVLRKNGYDGAKADIWSCGVVLFVLLTGFLPFQAENVMHMYRKIFKAEYEFPPWISNDARRLISKLLVADPDKRITVPGIISNPWFRKGFSKTVSSLVEHENGDMNGIESNRELEMVTTKSSPPPFYNAFELISSMSSGFDLSNLFENERKPASLFTSKGSASATLARLVSTAKKLNFRVLATKEFKVRMQGKVEGRKGKLAVTAEVFELAPEVAVVELSKPAGDTLEYNKFYEEELRPALADIVWSWQGENNCQ